Part of the Methanosphaera sp. WGK6 genome is shown below.
TAAAATCCTTGGTGAATTTATGGATTCAAATAAACAATATCCAATTAGGACTTCAAAAAAACTTAAAGAAATCAAAAACTCACTTCCTGATAATATAACTATAGGTAAATTGGTAAATGAATTATTAAGTGAAGGAAATTATATTTTAGTGATTATTTTAATAGCTCCTTTTTTATTTCCAATATCTTTTCCAGGAAGTAGTACTCCTTTTGGAATAATGATTATTTTATTAGAATTCGCAAATTTATCTGGTAAAGCAGTGTATTTACCTAAAAAGGCTTCAAATTATGTTTTAGATGCATCAACGGTAGAAAAATTATTCAATATTTTAATGAAATTTTTAAAATATATTGAGAAAATATCAAAACCTAGAGGAAATTTAGTATCTAATATGTATCTTCTTAAAATTAATTCGATTTTGATAATTTTATTATCTGTTGTGTTATTTTTACCGTTACCAATACCACTTACAGATTTTATTCCTGCAATAGCTATATTAGTATTATCAATAAGTAATTTAGAAAAGGATTCTTATCTCATGATATTAGGTTATTTATGTGTAATAGGTACTTTTATTTATTTTGCATCAGTAGGGTATGTTGGTGTAGAAACAATAAAATTAGTGTTACATAATTTTGGAATTTATTTAATTTAAAT
Proteins encoded:
- a CDS encoding exopolysaccharide biosynthesis protein; this encodes MDSNKQYPIRTSKKLKEIKNSLPDNITIGKLVNELLSEGNYILVIILIAPFLFPISFPGSSTPFGIMIILLEFANLSGKAVYLPKKASNYVLDASTVEKLFNILMKFLKYIEKISKPRGNLVSNMYLLKINSILIILLSVVLFLPLPIPLTDFIPAIAILVLSISNLEKDSYLMILGYLCVIGTFIYFASVGYVGVETIKLVLHNFGIYLI